A window of Desulfuromonas soudanensis genomic DNA:
CACCGGCCTCCCGGTTGGCAACGAGAATCTTTCCCGGTGTGCCGCCGATCTCGCTCCAGTCGGTCATCGCCCCGGAGTAGATTTCGACGAGTTGGGCAGAGCTGATGTTTTCCACCGCCGAAGAGCTCAGGTTTGCGGCGATCACCACCGGAGAGACGGCAAAGACACGGCCCTTGAGCCCTAAAAGGGTCTCCTTGTTATTGAGCGGCCGGGCGACCCGCGCCAGATCGCAGACTCCCCTGGCCACGGCCTTGATCCCTCCGCTGCTGCCGATACTCTCCGGGACCTCGATGGTGGAGTCGGGATGACTTTTTTCGTAGGCCGCGGCCAACAGGCGAAGAAGCTCCTGGCTGTCGCCGGTTCCGGCAACCACGATTTTTTCGGCAGAGCCTTCCCTGGGAAAGGCAAGAACCAGCAGGAGCAGGAAAATCAGCAGCCCATGTTTTTTCATCTTCGAGCTCTCCCCTTGAAGCAAACCCTACCGTTTTGACCCGTCGTTAGCACGGCTCCCCTCTCCCGGCAAATTGACACAGAAGAGTCATTGTTTTGACCCTGACTGCGATTCAAGTGAGGAAAAACACTGAAGACATGAGAACTCGTTCGACAACAGATCATCGACAGGGATGGATTTACACGATTCGTACCAAGGACGAAGGAATTGATCAGGGGTGGATGGAAATGGATGGAAATGGATGGAAATGGATGGAAATGGAGGGAAAGGCGGGGAAGGGGATCAGAATTCTTTGGTGCTCGAAGCCAGATCTTCCATGCGGTCGCGATCGAGAATGTCGATGACCTTCCCCTGCACCTGGATCAAAGCATCGTCGGAGAGCTTGCGCAGGGTGCGGGAGAGGGTCTCGCTGACGGTGCCGAGATTGGAGGCGAGCTGGGACTTGGAAATGGGGAGTTCGACGCGCATCCCCTCGTCTCCGGCGAGATCGAGGAGATAGCCGGCGAGACGGGCGGGGACGTCCTTGAAGGTCAGTTCCTCGACCTGGGTGGCGAACTGGCGGAGGAAGCGGGAGAGGCCGCCGATCATGTTGATGGCGATCTGCGAGTGGTCGTGGAGGAGCTGCAGGAATTCCCTCTTGGGAAAAAAGAGGAGATCGCTTCTCTGCAGAGGCTCGGCATAGGCGGGATAGAGTCCGTTGCCGAAGATGGCGGCCTCGGCAAAAGTCATCCCCGGCTGGACGATATGGAGTATGCGCTCCTTCCCCTCGGGGGAGAGCTTGTAGATCTTCACCTTGCCGCTGCCGACGACGTAAAAGCCGAGGGCCTTCTCCCCTTCCGAGAAGAGGACTTCCCCCTTTTCGTGGCTGCGGCATTTGCAGACCTGGGAAAGAAATTCCAGGTCCTCTTCGGTGACGCCGGCAAAAAGGGGGCAGGTTTTGATGATGGTCGCAATATTCATGGGGTCGGACTCTAACAGAAGAGAAGGAGCCTGACAAGAAACAATCGCGCCGCCAGACTCCTTCTGCAACCTCTTCTCCGAGGTCATATCCACTGGAAAAGTCGAATGTTAGACGATCCAGTCCTCAAAGGGCCTTGATTTTCTCCGTCAGCACGGGGACGAACTGGAGAAGGTCGGCGACGACCAGGACATCGGCCACCTCGCCGATGGGAGCGTCCCGGTCGGTATTGATCGCCACCACATACTCCGATCGCTTCATCCCCGCCAGGTGCTGAACCGCCCCGGAAATGCCGCAGGCCAGGTAGAGCTTCGGCGAAACGGACTGGCCGGTGCTCCCCACCTGTCGGTTGTGCTCGACCCATTCGGCATCGACCACCGGGCGACTGGCGGCATACTCTCCGCCCAGGGCCTCGGCCAGCCGGGCAATCAGTTCCACGTTGTCCTTTTTGCCGATGCCGCGCCCGGCGCTGACGATGATCTCCGCCTTGGTCAGATCGACACCGCCCTTTTCGGCCGTTTCGTAGCCGACGAACTCCAGAGAACCGACAGCGTCCGTGTCCAGCGCCACCACCGTCGGGGTGCCGGACGGCTCTCCGGGATTGAAGGCCCCGACCTGCACGGTGATCACGCTCACGGCAGTTTTGGCCTTCACCTCCCGGCGGAGCTTGGAATTGCAGGAAGGAACCACGAAGGAGCCGTCGACCACATCGACCACCTCGGAGATCTGGGCGGCCTTGAGCGCCAGGGCGAGGCGCGGCGCCAGATCCCAGCCGTAGGAGGAGTGGGAGAAGACGACGGCGTCGGGCTGCTCCCGGGCCACCACGTCGAGGAGGAGCTGTTTATGGGCCTCGGGATTGAATTCCCCGTATTTTGCCACATCTGCCAGATAGAGCGTGCCGTCGGTGCGAGGGAGGTCCGTCGGGGAGCCGACCAGGAAGAGGGTCGAATCGGCGCCGAGTTTTTCGGCAAAGGCGATCAGTTCATAGCAGCTGTCGCGCAATTGCCCTTTTCGATATTCACCCACCAGTAGAGTCTTCATAGTCGTCTCCTTAGAGTACCGTCGTCTTTTCCTTGAGGAGGGCGATGAGCCGGTCGGCCATCTCGCCGACGTCCCCTTCGAGAACGAGTCCCCCCCCCTTCCTCTCGGGGAAATAGACCCGGGAGGTTTCGACCCGCTCATCGACCTTGAGAAGCTCCGCCACCTCGACGGTCAGGAGCTCCTTCTTCTTGGCCTTCATGATGTTGGGTAGGGTGGGATATCGCGGGGTATTGAGCCCGAGCTGACAGGTGAAAAGGGCCGGCGTCGCCACCTTCACCACCGCCTTGAGGCCCCCTTCGAGCTCGCGGCTGGCGGTGACGGTCCCGTCGGCGTAGGAAAAATCGACGATGGTGCTGACGCTGGGGAGGCCGAGCATTTCGGCCAGATAAACGCCGACCTGCGCCGAGGCGCGGTCCTGGGACTGCATGCCGGTAAAGATAACGTCGAAGGACTCCTTTTGGGCGTACTCGGCAACGATGGAGGCGATTTCGAAGGAATCCTTCGCGAAGGCGGCATCGTCCTTGACATGCACGCCGCGATCTCCCCCCATGGCCAGCGCCTTTTTGATCACCTCCTTCACCCGGTCGGGACCGATGGAGAGAACGACCAGCTCGGCGTCGGCGACCTGCTCCTTGAGGCGCACCCCCTGCTCGACGGCGTACTCGTCGTATTCGTTGATCCGCCAGGCCAGATCCGACTCGTCATACCAGGTGCCGGCGCCGTTGATTCGGAACTTCGATTCCATGTCCGGAACCTGTTTGATGCACACGAGAATTTTCATATTTCACCTCCACGGCAGGAATGGACTCATCGATGGGGAAAGGGATGTTTTTAAGCCTGAATCCTCGCGGCGAGAAGCTCGGCCAGATCCCTGGCGATCAGCCGGCCATCGAGCTCGGCGCCTTTCACCCCGTCCTCGAACATGGTCAGACAGAAGGGGCAGTTGGAGACCAGCATCGGGGCCGCCGTTGCCGCCGCCATCTGCACCCGCTTGACACTGATACGGCTGCCGAGCTTTTCCTCGGCGAGAATCCGCCCGCCGCCGGCGCCGCAGCAGAAGCTCTCGGCCCGGTTTTTGTCCATTTCCACAAGCTCACAGCCGGCCATCTCGAGGAGGGCCCGGGGCGAGCCGTAGATGTCATTGTAGCGTCCCAGGGTGCAGCTGTCGTGATAGGTGGCGCTGAACGGTTCGGGCCTCAGCTTGAGCCGCCCGCTCTTCACCAGACCCTCGAGAAAGACCGTGTAGTGCTCCACCTCAAGTTCGAAACCGAGATCGCGATAGTCCCTGGCCAGGGTATTGAAGCAGTGCGGACAGGTCGTCACGACTTTCTTCACGCCGTAGTTCTGCATCTGCTCCATGTTCCCTGCGGCCAGGCTCTGATAGAGGTACTCGTTGCCGAGCTTGCGCACCGGCTCGCCGCAGCACTTCTCCTCCTTGCCGAGAATGCCGACCTTGACCCCGGCGGCGGCGCAGAGCTGGACGAAACTTCTGGCCACGGCCTGATTGCGCTTGTCGAAGGAGGCGTAGCAGCCGACGAAATAAAGGATATCGACCTCGGCGTCCTCGGCCAGGGTGACGACCGGCAAACCGGCGGCCCAGTCGCCGCGGGAGGCGTACCCCATCCCCAGGGGATTGCCGTTGACCTCCAGAGCGTCCACTGCACCCATCACCTCTTCGCCGGGGAACTCCCCTTCCATCAGCACCAGGTGGCGGCGCATGTCGACGATCTTGCTGACGTGCTCGATGCTCGCCGGACAGATATCCTGGCAGGCCAGACAGGTGGTGCAGGCCCAGAGGGCCTCCTTCTGGCAGGTATCGATGAGCGAATCCTGCGGGCGAGCGAAGGCCAGTTCGCCGATCTGGTTGACGATCTTCATGGGGGAGAGGGGCTTGTCGGTGTTATGGGCCGGACAGCGGTCCTGGCACCTCTTGCACTGGGTGCAGGCATCGGCGTCGAAGATATCCTTCCAGCTCAGATTGCTGACATGCGCGGCACCGAAACTCTCGGCCGCCTCGTCTTCCAGATCGAGGGTCGAAAGCCTCCCCTTGGGGCCGTTATCGAGCAGGAAATAGTTGGCCGGAGTGGTGAAGATATGGCGGAACTTGGTGAAGGGGATCAGACCGATGAAACCGAGAACCAGGGCGAAGTGCAGCCACCAGGTGCCGGCATGCAGGGTCCTGAGCCCCTCCTCGCCGAAGCCGGCGAAAGATTGGGCGAAGATGAGCCCCACCGGCGACCAGGACGCCAGGGGGGTGCCGAGTTCGGTGACGGCCATGCGCGCCCCTTCGATCACAAAGCCCGTCACCAGGATCAGCAACAACAGGGCGTGCATGACAACATCGTCTCTCTTCGTCTCCAGTCCCGCCGGACGCACGATGAAGCGGCGCACCAGCAGTCCGAGGAGCATAAGAATGGAGACGGCCCCGGCCAGATCAAGGGTCAGGGAGAAGGCCTTGTAGAAGTTCCCCTTGAGGAAGCGAAGGCCGAAGAGGGGATCGGTGAAGTCGGCCTGGGCCATGATCAGGAGGGTGCCGATGAAAAGGAGAGCGAACCCCCAGAAGAAGAGGGCGTGGGCGGTCCCGGCGCCGGGGACGTGCAAAACCTTGACCTGTCCGAGGGCATCCCGGAGGAGGAGTGCAAGGCGCCCGGCCGGATCGGTGGTGCGATCCGCCGGCTTCCCCTGGCGGTAAACCCTGATGCGCTGCCAGAAGCCCCAGCCGGCGACCGCCATGGCCGCCAGGCTCAGCAGATACATGGGGAGCAGAACGATTGCGTCGTGGCCGATGTTCCAATAAATTTCCCTGGCGAATTCCATCGAGGACCTCCGTGGTTCTTTTATATTTTTATTTTACGTAAAGGTCAAGTTAAAATATAACGCTATTATATGAAGACGGCTTAAGGGTAAAATGTAATTGTTTTTAAAGAGGATATTTGTTTTGACAACGATTTGGAATGGTGCTAATTGTTTTTACAAAACCTTACGTAAAGGACACAATATGAACGCCACCCCTGAGGATTTGGTTCAAATCGGCGAGCTGGCCAAAAGGCTCGGCATCACCACCAGAACGATCCGCTATTACGAGGAAATCGGCCTCATGGGCCCACCCGAGAGACTCGGTGGCGGTACGCGGATGTACAACCGGGAGGATATTCTCCGCCTCAAGTTCATTCTCAAGATGAAGGACCTCGGCATTTCTCTCAAGGAGATGCAGGAACTCGCCGAAAATTACGACGAAAGTTACGACAGCTACAAAAACTTCGGCAGGATCACTCCGCGGCTCCTGGAAATCCTCGACCTGCACATCCACAAGGTCGACGAAAAGATCTCAAGTCTCTCGTCCTTGCGCAAGGAGATTGTCGACTACCGCAGTCGCATCCTCAATATCCTCAAGGACCAGGCCGCGACGAGTTGACGCCTCGTCTTACGGCAAAAAGATTCTTCGCACCTTTTTCTTCACACCGCTGACCAGGTAGGGCACAAGGCGGCGTTTCTCCTTCAGGATACGGACAAAGAGGTCTTGGCGCGTCTTCGGCGGCAGGGGCCTCTTTTCCCGTTTTCCAAGGGAGAGAGCCTGACGGCGGCAGGAGGAGATGCAGGCCCCGCACCCCAGACAAATCGTGTCATCGATCACCATCGTGCGTCCCCCCTCCCCTTCGACATCCCCGATCGCAGCCACGTTGCACGCTTCGAGGCAAAGGCCGCAAGCGCTGCATGAACCGGCGTCGAGGACGGCGACATAGGGCGTTTTGGCGATCCCCTCGCGGTATCCGGCCTGCACGCCGGCCAGCAGTTCGCAGCAACAGGAACAGCAGTTGCAGATAAAGGAGGGTTTCTGGCGGATGTTGTCGGTGACATGGGTGAGGTGTTGTTCCCTGGCCGAATCGAGGACCGCCAGCAGCTCTTCGGTCGTCCTCGGTTCGGCAAATCCCCTGCGCACCATGAACTTGGCCGCCGTCCCCAGGGAGATGCAGATCTCCTCCACCGGCGCCCCCTTGCGGCAGGTCTCGCCGAGATGCTCCTTCTTGTGGCGGCAGTAGCAGAGACCGACCGCTCCGAAACCCGCCTGCCGGATGATCTCCCGGGCGTTTTCGTAGGTGGTGATCTCGGAACTCACCGGGATGTGCTCCTCGTAGACGAGGGAGCGGGTCAAGGGCGTCCTGCTGCCGAAGAACTCCCTGGCCATCCCCTGGTGAGGGTTTTCGAACAGGTACTCCGTCATCAGCCGGGCGATTTTTTCCAGCGGCAGATCGGTGCGATTCTTCATGAAGGTGAATTCGAAAAAACCGATCAGCCCCGGCATCAGCAGATAGTAGGTCTTTCCGCCATAGGGGAGATCCATGACCAGTCCCTTGTCGGCCATCGTCTCGAGGATCGGCAGCAACGCCTCTTGATCGATCTTCGTCAGGCGGCAGAGCTCGGAGAGGGTGGCCTCCTCGAGGGGGAAGCGCGACGCGACGTAGGCCTCCCGTTCCTCAAAAAGGAGACCGAGGATCTCGCGCAACTTCTCGCTGTCCGGCAGCCCGACGGGGTACCTGTTGAGGCGATCGATCAGCGGCACGATACTCTCTTTGGAGCCGATATGGTGTCCCATGTCCTCCCTTTCCTCCTCTCCCCTTGCTTCGGTTTGCCTCCAGGAGTTTCCCTGCGCGATGCGACCTTCGGGATTCAGTCCTGCCCGAGCATACCAGACTTCAGGTCGTCGTCGGCCGGCTTTTTCCCCAGATAGATAAGGAGGACCCCCCGGGCCAGAGCCGGGGATTTCAAGCGTCCCAGGAGAGCCCCATTGTGCCGGGCGCTGACCGTTCCGTCGCCGTCCAGTTCCAGGTCGACCACGTCCCCGCGGACGAAATCCTTGCTGAACCAGGAGAGGAACCGGGTGACGTCCTCCGACCCCTGAAGGTCGGGGGAGTTGGCGGCAAGCCCCTCGGCAAAGGATTCCACGATCTTCTGCCGGTCGAGTTTGTCGTAGAGGAAGTTCATGCGGATGAGCTTTCCGCCGGCATCCATCGCAGCCTCCTCTCCGCTCGACACCTTTTTGGCCGTGTAAAGAGAGCCGACGTAGATCGCCATGAAGAACTTCTTTCTGGTCCCGACGCCGTTGAGTTCCAGAGTCTGCCCCTGAAGGGTAACCGCTGGATCGATCGGCACTCCCTTCACTTCCAGGGCCCAGAGGTCTCCCGCCATCAACATCAGCACCAGAGCCGCGAGCAAAATCCGTTTCATTTTCATCCTCCCTCCGGGCACTGCGCCCGAACTTGTTAAAAATTCAAGACGACTCAGACAACGCTTCGCCCCGCCGCAAATCCCCGGTGAACGGCATCGATGATCATCCCCGGCTTATCCGCATCCCCGACGACCTGACCGACGATCCCCCGCTTCCGGAGGACCTCCTTGAGAGCGGAGGAGGATCGGGTTCCGACGGCCATGACGACGGTATCGGCGGCAATCTTCATCCTTTCGCCGTCCTTTTCGATGCAGATCCCCTCAGGAATGATTTCAATCACCCTGCTGGCGACATGGGACTGTACGCCGAAACGCTTGAGGTCCTGCAGCATCCCCCAGCGGGTGGTCTTGCCGAAATTGGTTCCCAGTTCCTTGAGCATCTCCACCAGAACGACCTCGCACCGGCCGTGCGTGGCCAGTTCCAACAGATCCTCGGCGCTCTCGGCTCCGTGGATAAGGAGAAATTTGAGGGCCTCCGCCGACAGGGTCCCTTCCTCGGCCAGGGCCAGAGCCGTCTCGACCCCGACGGCGCCGCCGCCGATAATGGCCACCCGGCGCCCGGCGCGAACCTTCCCTGAAAGGACGTCCCAGGCCTGGACGACGTGGGGGAGATCGGCTCCGGGGAGAGGCAGAGCGATCGGTTCGCCTCCGGTCGCCAGGATCACGGCGTCGGGCTGTACTGCCTCGATAAAGGCCTCGTCGACTTCGGTGTCGAGCCTGACGCAGACCGGACTCGCCGCTACCTGGGCCGAGAGGTCGATGGCCAGCCGGGCGAACTCTTCCCGCCCGGGAGGGGCGCCGGCGAGGCAGAGCTGTCCGCCGAGACGGCTTTTTCCTTCGGCGAGGACGACGTCGTGCCCCGATTCGGCCGCCGCCAGGGCGGCGCTCATCCCCGCGGCGCCGCCGCCGATGACCAGGACCCTGCGCCCCTTTTCGGCACGACAGGCAGCGGTCTTCGCCTCGAACCCCGCCCGCGGATTGCAGAGACACTCGACGGCCTTCATCTTGAACAGGTTGTCGAAGCACCCCTGTCCGCAGGCGACGCAGTGGACGATCTGGTCCTCGCGCCCTTCCAGCGCCTTGAGGGGGAGATACGGGTCGGCGATGAGTGCCCGTCCCATGGCCACCAGGTCGCACTCCCCGAGAGCGATCATCTCCCGGGCCGTGGCCGGGTCGTTGATGCGGTGACTGGCGATCACCGGCACCGACACCAGATCCCGGATTCCCCGGGCCAGGTAACCGAAGACCCCCCGGGGGACCTTGGTCACGATCTGGGGAATTGGCGCCTCGTGCCATCCGACATTGACGCTTAAGGCATCGGCGCCGCTTTCGGCCATTTGGACGGCGAATTTCTGCAGGTCCTTTCGCCCGATCCCCCCGGGCATGAAATCGTTGCCGTTGAGGCGCACCAGGAGGGGAAAATCGGACCCGACGGCCCGGCGCACAGCCTCGAGGACCTCGACGGCAAAACGCATGCGGTTTTCCAGGGAGCCGCCGTAGTGGTCGGTGCGGTGATTGGTGACGGGGGAGAGGAATTCGCTGATCAGATAGCCGGTGCCGCAGAGGACCTCGACGGCGTCGAATCCCGCCTCTTTGACCCGGGCGGCGGCAGCGGCGAAATTCTGGATGATCTCCCCGATCTCATCGAGTTCCAGGGCGCGCGGCGTCTCGCCGGTGAGCCGGGAAGGGACGGCCGAAGGGGCCACCGGCTTTTTTCCCAAGAGGAAAAAGGAGTGGTTGTAACGCCCGGCGTGGTTGATCTGCACCGAGGCGCGGGCGCCTCCCTCGCGGATCGCCGCGGCGAGGCGAGTCAGTCCGGGAATGTACTCGTCCCGATGGGCGCCGATGTGGGCCGGGTGGGCGGAGAGTTCGTCGACGGAGGCATACCCGACGGTGATCATTCCCACGCCCCCGCGGGCCCGCTCTGAATAAAAATCGACAAGGCGGTCGCTCACCTCGTAATTGCGGCACATGTTGAGGTGCATGGCCGGCATGAGGATCCGGTTCTTGATCTCAAGGCCGTTGATGAAGATTGGTTCGAACAAGGGGTCGGGCATGGCATTCTCCTGAATCGGGGTTCAGAGCACCCCTTCAAACCGCGATTGAACCTCGCCGTAGAGTCCGAAGGCCTCAAGGGACCCCTTCAGGCGTCCGGGATCGGCGAGAAAATCAGTCATGAACAGCACCTCCGATGCCTTGAGGTAGAGTGTAAAGGGGTCGGTCAAGGTGTCGCCGAACAGCGCCCCGATCTGCTCCTTGACAGAGAGCCCCCCGGGGAGGAGCCGGATCCGACCGGCGCGCTCAAGCAGTTTGCCGACGTAAAAGAGGACCGTCTCCTCCAGCCCCTCCACGGGATGGCGGTGTCCCGGTAGGATCGTATAACCGCGCAGGTATCTGAGCTTTTGCAGGCTGTCGCAATAGGCCTGGTAGTTGCCGAAGCGCCCTCCCCTTTCGAGATCCATGTCGAGCAAAGGCGCCTGAAAGGTCTCCCGGAGGAGGACATCGCCGGTGATGGCGTAGCCGTCGACCAGATAGACCAGATCGCTCTGGGAGTGCCCGGGGCAGCCGAGGACTTCGATGCCGAGCCCGGCCGGGATATCCGACTCCTCGGAGATGCCGTAGCGCTCCGGAACGCCGGGAAAGAGAAGACTGCTGTCCACGATGCTGCGCAGTCCGGCTATGGTGCCTCGGTCGAAACCCATCCCCTCGAGGAGGTTCTCGATGCAGCCGAGTCGTTCGTCGTGGCGGCGCAGTTTCAGGTCGTCCTTGAACGGCAGATGAATCCTGGCGTCGGTGTTCTCGGCAAGGAACCGGACCTGACCGTAATGGTCCACATGACAGTGGGTGATGAAGACGTGCTTCAGGCGCCCGAGATCGACCTGCCGGCGCAGGACATCCCGCGTTTCCTCTCCGGGCGGACCGGTGTCGAAAAGGACCAGCTCGCCGTCGATCTCCCTGGAATAGAAATGAACCTCCCCCACCATGTAGGGGGTATTCACGGTATGTATTTGCATTCAAGTGCCCGTCACTTCCATACCGCCGATGTTCTGCCCTCTTCCCCTGGTCATCCCCCCCGCCCTCCATCCCCTTAAAAGATGTATTTTTCGTCCTCGATCGCGGCGGCGGCCAGGGTTCTCTTGGCCTGGAGGAGGCCGGTGGCTTCGAACTTGGTGAAGCGCCTGATGCCGCTCAGGATCATGGTCAGGGTATCGCCCTCTTCCACATAGAAGGCCCCCTTGCGGGCGGCTGTTGCGAACTTCTCGCTGGCATCGAAGGCGCAGACCCTGGCGACGGCCTCGAGGAGCTCCTTCTTGCGCGCACTCGCCTTGGCGTGCACCTTTTCGCAACGCAGCACCGCGCTTTCGAGGGCAAAGATCTGGATGGCCAGGTCGGCGGCCGCCATGAGAATTTCCTGCTCCTTTTCCAGCTTGTCCATGTATTTCTGAATGGCGGCGCCGGAAAGGATCAGGAAGACGGTCTTGAGATTGCCGATCAGGGATTTCTCCCGGGCGAAGGGCTGGCTTTGGTCGATCGCCTCGAAGGAAGGAGTCATGAGCTGCTCGAAGGCCTTCATCGCCTCGCGCTGCAGGGGGAGTTCCCCTTTCATCGCCTTGCGCAGGATCATGCCGGGGATGAGGAGGCGGTTGACTTCGTTGGTCCCCTCGAAGATGCGGTTGATGCGTTCGTCGCGGTAGAAACGCTCGGCGGGATACTCGCTGACGTAGCCGTATCCGCCGTGAATCTGAAGGACCTCGTCGACGACGTCGGCCAGGACCTCACTGCAGTAGACCTTGGAGATGGCGCACTCGGGGGCGTACTCCTCGATGGCCTTCAGGTATTCCTCGTAGTAGTTGCCGACGGATTTGTCCAGGGTCGAGAGCTTGGTGTCAAGGAGACCGGCCAGGCGATAGACGAGGGACTCGGAGGCAAAAATGCCGGCGGTGAGATCGGCGATCTTCTCCTGGATGGCGCCGAAGGAGCTGATCTGCGCATTGAACTGCTTGCGTTCGTTGGCGTATTTGACCCCTTCGACCAGGGCCATCTTGGCGGCACCGGTCACGCCGGCGCCGAGCTTGAAGCGCCCGATGTTGAGGACGTTGAAAGCGATCTTGTGCCCCTTGCCGATCTCGCCGAGGACGTTTTCCACCGGCACCTTGCAGTTGTCGAGGATGATCTGCGTCGTTGAAGAACCCTTGATGCCGAGCTTCTTCTCCTCGGCGCCGACCTGCAACCCTTCGAAACTCTTCTCGACCAGGAAGGCGGTAAAGTGCTCCTTGTCAACCTTGGCGAAGACGGTGAAGAGTTCGGCGAACCCGCCGTTGGTGATGAACTGTTTGGTGCCGTTGAGCAGGTAGTGGCTGCCGTCCGCGGAGAGGATCGCCGTCGCCCTGGCGCCGAGGGCATCGGAACCCGAGCCCGGTTCGGTCAGGCAGTAGGCGGCCGCCCACTCGCCGGTGATGATTTTCTCCAGGTACTGCGCCTTCTGCGCTTCGGTGCCGTAATATATCAGGGGAAGAGTCCCGATTCCCGAGTGGGCGGAAAAAGCCACGGAGAAGGAGCCGGAGGCGGCGATCTTTTCAGCGACCAGCATGCTGGTCGCCTTGTCCAGCTCAAGACCGCCGTACTCCTCAGGGGTGTCGATCATCAGCAGCCCCAGCTCGCCGCATTTTTTCAACCCTTCGACCACCCGGACGAAGTTCTGATTCTCGATCTCCTCCACATGGGGGAGAATTTCGTTTTTGACGAACGCCTCGGTCGTCTCGCCGATCTGCCGCTGTTCATCGGTGAAGTCCTCCGGTGTGAAGACGTCCTGGCAAGGGACCTCGGTAATCAGATATTCGCCGCCCTTGAGAATTTTTCTGTCCATTTTCATCTCGTTTCTCCTTGTCGCCATAATGCACCCTCCTCAAGCCCCGCCCATGGGGGGGATATAAAGGAGCAATGTTCCTAA
This region includes:
- a CDS encoding FAD-dependent oxidoreductase, with the translated sequence MPDPLFEPIFINGLEIKNRILMPAMHLNMCRNYEVSDRLVDFYSERARGGVGMITVGYASVDELSAHPAHIGAHRDEYIPGLTRLAAAIREGGARASVQINHAGRYNHSFFLLGKKPVAPSAVPSRLTGETPRALELDEIGEIIQNFAAAAARVKEAGFDAVEVLCGTGYLISEFLSPVTNHRTDHYGGSLENRMRFAVEVLEAVRRAVGSDFPLLVRLNGNDFMPGGIGRKDLQKFAVQMAESGADALSVNVGWHEAPIPQIVTKVPRGVFGYLARGIRDLVSVPVIASHRINDPATAREMIALGECDLVAMGRALIADPYLPLKALEGREDQIVHCVACGQGCFDNLFKMKAVECLCNPRAGFEAKTAACRAEKGRRVLVIGGGAAGMSAALAAAESGHDVVLAEGKSRLGGQLCLAGAPPGREEFARLAIDLSAQVAASPVCVRLDTEVDEAFIEAVQPDAVILATGGEPIALPLPGADLPHVVQAWDVLSGKVRAGRRVAIIGGGAVGVETALALAEEGTLSAEALKFLLIHGAESAEDLLELATHGRCEVVLVEMLKELGTNFGKTTRWGMLQDLKRFGVQSHVASRVIEIIPEGICIEKDGERMKIAADTVVMAVGTRSSSALKEVLRKRGIVGQVVGDADKPGMIIDAVHRGFAAGRSVV
- a CDS encoding MBL fold metallo-hydrolase, whose translation is MQIHTVNTPYMVGEVHFYSREIDGELVLFDTGPPGEETRDVLRRQVDLGRLKHVFITHCHVDHYGQVRFLAENTDARIHLPFKDDLKLRRHDERLGCIENLLEGMGFDRGTIAGLRSIVDSSLLFPGVPERYGISEESDIPAGLGIEVLGCPGHSQSDLVYLVDGYAITGDVLLRETFQAPLLDMDLERGGRFGNYQAYCDSLQKLRYLRGYTILPGHRHPVEGLEETVLFYVGKLLERAGRIRLLPGGLSVKEQIGALFGDTLTDPFTLYLKASEVLFMTDFLADPGRLKGSLEAFGLYGEVQSRFEGVL
- a CDS encoding acyl-CoA dehydrogenase family protein, which gives rise to MDRKILKGGEYLITEVPCQDVFTPEDFTDEQRQIGETTEAFVKNEILPHVEEIENQNFVRVVEGLKKCGELGLLMIDTPEEYGGLELDKATSMLVAEKIAASGSFSVAFSAHSGIGTLPLIYYGTEAQKAQYLEKIITGEWAAAYCLTEPGSGSDALGARATAILSADGSHYLLNGTKQFITNGGFAELFTVFAKVDKEHFTAFLVEKSFEGLQVGAEEKKLGIKGSSTTQIILDNCKVPVENVLGEIGKGHKIAFNVLNIGRFKLGAGVTGAAKMALVEGVKYANERKQFNAQISSFGAIQEKIADLTAGIFASESLVYRLAGLLDTKLSTLDKSVGNYYEEYLKAIEEYAPECAISKVYCSEVLADVVDEVLQIHGGYGYVSEYPAERFYRDERINRIFEGTNEVNRLLIPGMILRKAMKGELPLQREAMKAFEQLMTPSFEAIDQSQPFAREKSLIGNLKTVFLILSGAAIQKYMDKLEKEQEILMAAADLAIQIFALESAVLRCEKVHAKASARKKELLEAVARVCAFDASEKFATAARKGAFYVEEGDTLTMILSGIRRFTKFEATGLLQAKRTLAAAAIEDEKYIF